Proteins encoded together in one Nostoc sp. PCC 7524 window:
- a CDS encoding ATP-binding protein, with protein MVTPHLSLPPELFTQIFPFHFVFNKHREILQAGDVIERISSKSLIGSYIEQHFRINRPNIPVDFENIHKKSRSLFILEFIHNGMLMKGQMMYQKEQEIIFFLGSPWITDTASLVPLGIKLKDFPIHDPIADFLFLLQAKNTALADAEKLTAELTQQHQQLQSALQIKDNLTQIAQTQAEELKKSLKELQQTQSQLIQAEKMSSLGQLVAGIAHEINNPVNFIHGNLQYIGEYTHDLIQLVNLYQQFYQNPEPEIWNYIQQIDLDFLLDDLPKILHSMQVGTGRITEIVLSLRNFSRLDEADIKMVDIHQGIDSTLLILHNRLKEKSDHPKIEIIKNYGNLPLVECYPGQLNQVFMNIISNAIDALEGCQHKHSITANCVRHSQITITTEVLETNCVVIRIADNGSGMTEEVKKQLFDPFFTTKPVGKGTGLGLSISYQIVVEKHKGKLRFLSEVGEGTEFWIEIPLSLGSYVVDEDQSLSFVR; from the coding sequence ATGGTTACTCCTCACTTAAGTCTCCCACCAGAGCTATTTACTCAAATTTTTCCGTTCCACTTTGTCTTTAACAAACATCGAGAAATTTTACAGGCTGGTGACGTTATAGAACGCATTAGCTCTAAATCACTGATTGGTAGTTATATTGAGCAACATTTCAGAATTAATCGGCCCAATATTCCAGTTGATTTTGAAAATATTCACAAAAAATCCCGCTCTCTTTTCATTTTGGAGTTTATCCATAATGGAATGCTGATGAAAGGACAAATGATGTATCAAAAAGAGCAGGAGATCATCTTTTTCTTAGGCTCTCCTTGGATTACTGATACAGCTAGTCTTGTCCCCCTGGGTATTAAACTTAAAGATTTTCCCATTCACGATCCAATTGCTGATTTTCTCTTTTTATTACAGGCAAAAAATACTGCTCTAGCTGATGCTGAAAAATTAACAGCAGAACTTACTCAACAACATCAACAATTGCAGAGTGCGCTACAAATTAAGGATAATTTGACTCAGATTGCTCAAACACAGGCTGAGGAATTAAAGAAATCTTTAAAAGAGCTACAGCAAACTCAATCTCAATTAATTCAAGCCGAGAAGATGTCTAGTTTGGGACAGCTAGTTGCTGGAATAGCTCACGAAATTAATAATCCAGTAAATTTTATCCACGGTAACTTACAGTATATTGGCGAATATACTCATGATTTAATCCAGCTTGTGAATCTTTATCAGCAGTTTTATCAAAATCCTGAACCGGAAATTTGGAATTATATACAACAGATTGATTTAGATTTTTTACTTGATGATTTACCTAAAATATTACACTCCATGCAAGTAGGAACTGGACGTATAACGGAAATTGTTTTATCTTTACGAAATTTCTCTCGTCTTGATGAAGCGGACATTAAAATGGTTGATATCCATCAAGGTATTGATAGTACATTATTAATCTTGCACAATCGACTCAAAGAAAAATCTGATCATCCTAAGATAGAAATAATCAAAAACTACGGTAATTTGCCCCTAGTAGAGTGCTATCCTGGACAACTAAATCAAGTTTTTATGAATATTATTAGTAATGCAATTGATGCTTTAGAAGGTTGCCAACATAAACACTCTATAACAGCAAATTGTGTTCGTCATAGCCAAATTACAATTACCACAGAGGTTTTAGAAACAAATTGTGTTGTGATCAGAATTGCTGATAATGGTTCAGGAATGACAGAAGAGGTAAAGAAACAACTATTTGATCCGTTTTTCACAACTAAGCCTGTAGGTAAAGGTACAGGATTAGGTTTATCAATCAGCTATCAGATTGTCGTTGAAAAGCACAAGGGAAAACTCAGATTTTTATCAGAAGTTGGCGAAGGAACTGAGTTTTGGATAGAAATTCCCTTATCACTAGGTAGTTATGTAGTTGATGAAGATCAATCGCTGAGTTTTGTTAGATAA
- a CDS encoding glycosyltransferase, whose product MNRILLITERFAPDLGGVASSATRLVTTLSQLGIETDVVTWSRYLQPGEVLPPQSFDIKPRVYRIGLYRHWDMTMPHTLNFLAWLHQTHNYDAIWGHYLFPSGFLATWFAALQGIASTVSARGNDIDREMFPPGDFARLQWTLQHANVITAVSADMARKIQLLSGRNDVLVLKNTVDTEVFSPRNKTSQHFTTEENNLRKSLGIAPEEVVLGFCGELREKKGQQFLLSALTRVRQERPTCLLIIGEVRTSQESVLQLYATHQPENAQRVIVTGHLPNPETVAAHLRLCDVYLQPSLWEGMPNALLEAMACGCCCIASDAGGIPEMISHGENGFLLSRSHLHKLGEAVLEYLGIPLEEKKRIQSAARDRILTAHSITQEKQQLQTLITRLIPSS is encoded by the coding sequence ATGAACAGAATTTTATTAATTACAGAAAGATTTGCACCAGATTTGGGGGGAGTAGCTAGTAGTGCTACGCGATTGGTGACAACATTATCTCAACTTGGTATAGAAACTGATGTTGTTACCTGGAGCCGTTACTTACAACCGGGTGAAGTTTTACCACCGCAGTCTTTTGATATCAAACCTCGTGTCTATCGTATAGGGTTATATCGCCATTGGGATATGACCATGCCTCATACTTTAAATTTTTTAGCATGGTTGCATCAGACTCATAATTATGATGCTATATGGGGTCATTATCTTTTTCCTAGTGGGTTTCTAGCGACTTGGTTTGCGGCTTTACAAGGAATAGCTAGCACTGTTAGCGCCCGTGGTAATGATATTGACAGAGAAATGTTTCCACCAGGAGATTTTGCCCGTTTACAGTGGACGCTGCAACACGCTAATGTCATCACAGCCGTTAGTGCTGATATGGCGCGTAAAATTCAGCTACTGAGTGGGCGTAATGATGTTTTGGTGTTGAAAAATACGGTTGATACAGAAGTATTTTCACCTAGAAATAAAACTTCGCAGCACTTCACAACCGAGGAAAATAATCTGCGGAAGAGTTTGGGAATTGCGCCGGAAGAAGTAGTATTAGGCTTTTGTGGGGAACTGCGGGAAAAGAAAGGACAGCAGTTTTTATTGAGTGCTTTAACAAGAGTGCGCCAAGAACGTCCTACTTGTCTGTTAATTATTGGCGAAGTCAGGACTTCTCAAGAATCTGTGCTGCAATTGTATGCAACTCATCAGCCAGAAAATGCCCAAAGAGTGATTGTAACTGGACATCTACCTAACCCTGAGACGGTGGCAGCTCATCTGCGGTTGTGTGATGTTTATCTTCAGCCTTCACTGTGGGAGGGTATGCCGAATGCACTGTTAGAGGCTATGGCTTGTGGTTGTTGCTGTATTGCTAGTGATGCGGGTGGGATTCCAGAGATGATCTCGCATGGTGAAAATGGCTTTTTGCTGTCTCGTTCCCATCTACATAAGTTGGGTGAGGCTGTGTTGGAATACTTGGGAATACCGTTAGAGGAAAAGAAGAGGATTCAGTCAGCAGCACGCGATCGCATCTTAACTGCCCATTCTATCACGCAAGAAAAACAGCAACTTCAAACTTTAATTACTCGCTTAATTCCTAGTTCTTGA
- a CDS encoding glycosyltransferase family 4 protein: MNHPQIAYISFDTVPAPKGAAIHIEAFSRALATAFDDIHLLTVSPTAELINYHQIYPQVMQTMLPALGENLIQRILYFRRCLRGWLQGRRFDAIHIRSIYEGLVIALNKNQYCDKLIFEVNGLPSIELKYRYPAVVNDRELLHKLHSQEQVCLTAADLIVTPSEVTAEYLHTIRNIPKYKIRVIPNGVDLDVFSYDLSTRNIQPITTDAVNLPLQMLYFGTLSPWQGVSLAIEALGLINRDFPANLTVIGQSREYQIKAIKQLALKLGVTKHLTILEPMSQKQLVAYIHTSDVILAPLTPNDRNLVQGCCPLKILEGMATGRPVIASDLPVVRELGEDGVHFLLVKPGSAKSIKDAVLRLQNGKELATQLATNAHQRIESNYTWQRAGDALVTAYQELGIKRVIKV, from the coding sequence ATGAATCACCCCCAAATAGCCTATATTTCCTTTGACACAGTACCAGCACCAAAGGGTGCTGCTATCCATATTGAGGCTTTTTCTAGAGCCTTAGCAACAGCTTTTGATGATATACATTTATTAACAGTTTCTCCTACAGCAGAATTGATAAATTATCACCAAATTTACCCACAAGTTATGCAAACCATGTTGCCAGCTTTGGGTGAAAATTTAATTCAGCGAATTTTGTACTTTCGTCGTTGCTTGCGAGGATGGTTACAAGGAAGGCGATTTGATGCCATACATATTCGGTCAATTTACGAAGGCTTAGTCATTGCCCTTAACAAAAATCAATATTGTGATAAGTTAATTTTTGAAGTGAATGGGTTACCTTCCATAGAATTAAAATATCGCTACCCTGCTGTTGTTAATGATCGAGAACTTTTACATAAATTACATTCTCAAGAGCAAGTTTGTTTAACGGCAGCAGATTTAATCGTAACGCCTAGTGAGGTAACTGCCGAGTATTTGCACACTATAAGAAATATTCCTAAATATAAAATTCGAGTAATCCCTAATGGTGTCGATTTAGATGTGTTTAGTTACGATTTAAGCACGCGTAATATACAGCCAATAACAACAGATGCTGTCAATCTACCCTTACAGATGTTATATTTTGGTACACTTTCACCGTGGCAAGGTGTAAGTTTAGCTATTGAGGCTTTAGGGCTAATAAATCGAGATTTTCCGGCTAATTTAACAGTAATTGGGCAATCCAGAGAGTATCAAATTAAGGCTATAAAGCAACTGGCGTTAAAGTTAGGAGTAACCAAGCATCTCACTATTTTAGAACCAATGTCACAAAAACAATTGGTGGCATATATTCACACCTCAGATGTGATTTTAGCTCCCCTCACACCCAACGATCGCAATTTAGTTCAAGGTTGCTGTCCTCTGAAAATTCTGGAAGGTATGGCAACGGGAAGGCCTGTAATTGCTAGTGATTTGCCTGTAGTAAGAGAGTTAGGAGAAGATGGGGTACATTTTTTATTAGTTAAACCAGGTTCAGCTAAATCCATTAAAGATGCGGTTTTACGCTTACAAAATGGGAAGGAATTAGCAACTCAACTAGCAACTAACGCCCATCAGCGAATAGAGAGTAATTATACTTGGCAACGGGCTGGAGATGCTTTAGTTACGGCTTATCAAGAACTAGGAATTAAGCGAGTAATTAAAGTTTGA
- a CDS encoding FHA domain-containing protein, producing the protein MQIQLSWIDPNTGDRRQPLLETPVAIGKEFAVMPQEMNDKRVSRIVIQDDLVAAYHALITWQNQELTIIDQNTSNGIQINGVQLTTGSINDGDRIQIGSCEIVINYTTTAWVCDRMVGFLFKRLCGRTDTTDCPYCNQSYAEDYAYYTDYGNYRSSSWSSSYYDNRDRYEYDPETGNIDFTEADAISLETERDSDFERNMGAS; encoded by the coding sequence GTGCAGATTCAGTTAAGTTGGATAGATCCGAATACAGGCGATCGCAGGCAACCATTATTAGAAACACCAGTGGCAATTGGTAAAGAATTTGCAGTTATGCCACAAGAAATGAATGATAAAAGAGTATCCAGAATTGTTATTCAAGATGACTTAGTTGCAGCTTATCATGCTTTAATTACTTGGCAAAATCAAGAATTAACTATTATTGATCAGAATACCAGTAATGGCATACAAATTAATGGTGTACAGTTAACAACTGGTAGCATTAATGATGGCGATCGCATCCAAATCGGTAGTTGTGAAATCGTCATCAACTATACTACAACTGCTTGGGTGTGCGATCGCATGGTAGGCTTTTTATTCAAACGTCTTTGTGGACGTACTGACACCACAGATTGTCCCTACTGTAACCAGTCCTACGCAGAAGACTATGCCTACTATACTGACTATGGGAATTATCGTTCTAGCTCTTGGAGTAGTAGTTATTACGACAATCGCGATCGCTATGAATATGACCCCGAAACTGGCAATATAGACTTTACAGAAGCCGATGCTATCAGTTTAGAAACTGAAAGAGATAGCGATTTTGAACGCAACATGGGTGCAAGTTAA
- a CDS encoding UDP-N-acetylglucosamine--LPS N-acetylglucosamine transferase — protein sequence MTKTWLIYALGGGWGHLNRALSVGRIAAHQRTVKILTNSPYAKHINNEGCLLYSIPNHADFAATCLQIQETLLNTHYDCLIVDTFPRGLGGELVDILPQLHKIPRIFIHRDINPHYVIAKDLRSFVIKNFNAVIVPGEGTDVPLGDLPGVIHTAPWLVRNPGELMEQKTVRSRILRVDDARKIILVCAAGQASELAFFSQITLKLHQTFPEYAVRILTPHCPQDNLKDLWIFHHPGIECLATADVVVGGAGYNTVYECASVGVPLVALPLPRLYDRQQKRASKVYAVTNIEEALTTVKRLLEQIEPAIKQSIPAYTNGAIAAVYHIMNFGL from the coding sequence TTGACTAAAACTTGGTTAATTTACGCCCTTGGTGGCGGTTGGGGACATCTGAATCGGGCTTTGTCTGTGGGGAGAATTGCAGCCCATCAAAGAACTGTAAAAATTCTGACAAATAGTCCTTATGCCAAGCACATCAATAATGAAGGGTGCTTATTATATTCAATTCCCAATCATGCAGATTTTGCGGCAACTTGTCTGCAAATACAAGAAACTTTATTAAATACTCACTACGATTGCTTGATTGTTGATACCTTTCCTAGAGGTTTAGGGGGTGAATTGGTGGATATCTTACCGCAACTGCACAAGATACCTCGGATTTTCATTCATCGAGATATCAATCCTCATTATGTGATAGCTAAAGATTTGCGATCGTTTGTCATAAAAAATTTTAATGCGGTGATTGTACCAGGAGAAGGAACAGATGTACCCTTGGGTGACTTACCTGGGGTGATACATACAGCACCTTGGTTAGTACGTAATCCTGGGGAATTAATGGAGCAAAAAACTGTGCGATCGCGTATTCTCAGAGTTGATGATGCTCGTAAAATCATCCTAGTTTGTGCAGCCGGGCAAGCATCAGAATTAGCCTTCTTTAGTCAAATCACCCTCAAGCTACATCAGACTTTTCCTGAATATGCCGTAAGAATTTTAACACCTCATTGTCCCCAAGATAATCTCAAAGATTTATGGATATTTCACCATCCAGGGATTGAATGTTTAGCCACTGCTGATGTAGTTGTAGGCGGCGCAGGGTATAACACCGTTTACGAATGTGCATCTGTAGGTGTACCGTTAGTAGCATTGCCACTGCCGCGATTGTACGATCGCCAACAAAAACGAGCTAGCAAAGTTTATGCGGTAACAAATATTGAGGAGGCGCTAACCACTGTGAAAAGACTCCTAGAACAAATAGAACCAGCAATTAAACAGTCTATCCCAGCTTACACTAATGGTGCGATCGCAGCCGTGTATCACATTATGAATTTTGGGTTATAA
- a CDS encoding FtsW/RodA/SpoVE family cell cycle protein: protein MNLRSLIPIFDSSVSEWALEARLLRWLTFTWLFVGLIVLFSASYVVADVRQDDGLFYFKRQILWVLAALVIFNLIVNQPLQKILNVSHWWLGLFLFLIFLTLIPGLGKKAFDAARWIAIGPIPVQPSELIKPFLVLQSARVFGQWERLTWRVRFTWLGIFSLVILGILAQPNLSTASLCGMTIWLIALAAGLPYKYLGGTAIGGFLLALLSISIKEYQRRRVMSFLNPWADATGDGYQLVQSLLAVGSGKTWGAGFGMSQQKLFYLPIQDTDFIFAVFAEEFGFVGSIALLLVLATFTTLGLIVALKAKNPVYRLVAIGITIIMVGQSLLHIAVATGALPTTGLPLPMFSYGGNSMIASLIGTALLIRVARESSEAEVVPLRRPQPENNQRQRRRNFR from the coding sequence GTGAATCTACGCAGCCTGATTCCAATTTTTGATAGTTCTGTCTCCGAATGGGCATTAGAAGCGCGGTTACTGCGCTGGTTAACATTTACTTGGCTATTCGTGGGATTGATTGTGCTGTTTTCAGCATCCTACGTAGTAGCTGATGTCCGTCAAGACGATGGTTTGTTTTACTTTAAGCGGCAAATCCTGTGGGTTTTAGCAGCCCTGGTGATATTTAATCTGATTGTGAATCAACCTTTGCAGAAAATTCTCAATGTATCTCATTGGTGGTTAGGGCTATTTTTATTTTTAATTTTTTTAACTCTCATCCCAGGGTTGGGAAAAAAAGCCTTTGATGCAGCCCGTTGGATAGCAATTGGGCCGATTCCCGTTCAACCCTCAGAACTGATTAAACCCTTTTTAGTGTTGCAAAGTGCGCGTGTGTTTGGTCAGTGGGAAAGGCTAACTTGGCGAGTACGTTTCACTTGGTTGGGTATTTTTAGCTTGGTAATTTTAGGAATTCTTGCCCAACCTAACTTGAGTACAGCATCACTCTGCGGTATGACTATCTGGCTAATTGCCCTAGCTGCTGGCTTACCTTACAAATACTTGGGAGGAACAGCAATCGGTGGTTTTTTATTAGCATTACTCAGTATTAGTATTAAAGAATACCAACGTAGAAGGGTGATGTCATTCCTCAATCCTTGGGCAGATGCCACAGGAGACGGCTACCAGTTGGTACAAAGCCTCTTAGCTGTAGGTTCTGGTAAAACTTGGGGCGCTGGCTTTGGAATGTCTCAACAAAAGCTGTTTTACTTACCAATTCAGGATACCGATTTTATTTTTGCAGTCTTTGCAGAAGAGTTTGGCTTTGTTGGCAGTATTGCACTTTTGCTGGTATTAGCCACATTTACAACTCTAGGGTTAATTGTGGCATTGAAAGCGAAAAATCCGGTATATCGATTAGTCGCAATTGGTATCACCATTATCATGGTCGGACAATCTCTGTTGCATATTGCTGTAGCCACAGGTGCATTACCAACTACAGGCTTACCCTTACCCATGTTTAGTTATGGTGGTAACTCAATGATTGCTAGCTTAATCGGTACAGCATTGCTAATTCGGGTAGCACGGGAAAGCAGCGAAGCCGAGGTAGTACCCTTACGCAGACCCCAACCAGAAAATAATCAGCGTCAACGTCGGCGCAATTTTAGATAA
- a CDS encoding ABC transporter substrate-binding protein, whose protein sequence is MTWFSFLGQRWGRVTKFLSLFSLCLLLVISCGTQPQTTNTSSTSGSTPAGDGRITIGTTSKPRTLDPADAYELASLGLVFNMSDRLYTYEPGSTEIQPQLATGLPKVSSDGLTYTIPLRQGVVFHDGTPFNAKAMEFSIQRFIENKGKPSFLLADTVDSVTATGDYELTIKLKKPFAAFPSLLAFSGVCAVSPTAYEIGAGKFKPDIFVGTGPYKLAQYGTDSLRLDVFDKYWGEKPTNQGINVQIQTSPVNLFNAFRTGAVDVAYLSLQPDQIRSLEEGSKKGDWQAITSQGSVVSYLVLNRNQQPLDKPEVRQAIAAIIDRPLLMERVLYGQADPLYSMIPTTFDVSQPLFKDKYGDGNFEKAKQLLTAAGYSKDNPVKIPVWYPSSSPTRSLAAQTLKSLADTKMDGILQLEVNTIEGATFFKDISKGLYPAALLDWYPDFLDPDNYVQPFLACQKGSEAKGCEDGGSQTQGSFYYSETMNKLIDQQRQEQNPEARQKIFAQIQTQVLNDVPYVPLWQSKDYVFAQKGVNNVKIDPTQNLIYRTIKK, encoded by the coding sequence ATGACTTGGTTTTCCTTCTTAGGGCAAAGATGGGGTCGGGTGACAAAATTCCTATCTTTGTTCTCTCTATGTTTACTGTTAGTTATCAGTTGCGGGACACAGCCACAGACAACTAACACATCTTCTACTTCTGGAAGTACACCTGCGGGTGATGGTCGCATTACCATAGGTACAACATCCAAGCCAAGAACTTTAGATCCAGCTGATGCTTATGAGTTAGCATCATTGGGTTTAGTGTTTAATATGAGCGATCGCCTCTATACTTATGAACCAGGAAGTACAGAAATTCAGCCCCAACTAGCGACGGGTTTACCAAAAGTTAGCTCTGATGGTTTGACTTACACGATTCCCCTGCGCCAAGGTGTAGTGTTTCACGATGGCACACCCTTCAACGCCAAAGCAATGGAATTTAGCATTCAGCGATTCATTGAAAACAAGGGTAAACCTTCCTTCTTACTCGCAGACACAGTAGACTCAGTAACAGCCACAGGAGACTATGAGTTAACAATTAAGCTCAAAAAACCCTTTGCAGCCTTTCCTTCCCTGCTGGCCTTTTCTGGGGTGTGTGCGGTTTCCCCAACTGCTTATGAAATTGGTGCAGGGAAATTTAAACCAGATATTTTTGTAGGTACTGGCCCTTATAAATTGGCGCAGTATGGTACAGATTCACTACGCCTGGATGTATTTGACAAATATTGGGGAGAAAAACCAACAAATCAAGGGATTAACGTTCAAATCCAGACTAGCCCTGTTAACTTGTTTAATGCCTTTCGTACAGGTGCTGTAGATGTAGCTTACTTGTCATTACAGCCAGATCAAATTCGCAGCTTAGAAGAAGGTAGCAAAAAAGGAGATTGGCAAGCGATTACATCTCAAGGTAGTGTAGTCAGTTATCTGGTATTGAATCGCAATCAACAACCATTAGATAAACCAGAAGTTAGACAAGCGATCGCAGCCATCATTGACCGTCCATTATTAATGGAACGAGTCTTATATGGTCAAGCCGACCCGCTTTATAGCATGATTCCCACTACATTCGATGTTTCTCAACCATTATTTAAAGATAAATATGGTGATGGTAACTTTGAAAAAGCAAAACAATTGTTAACTGCTGCTGGTTACTCCAAAGACAACCCAGTTAAGATTCCAGTTTGGTATCCTTCGAGTTCACCTACTCGCAGTTTGGCAGCCCAAACATTAAAATCCCTTGCCGATACCAAAATGGATGGCATATTACAATTGGAAGTCAACACAATAGAAGGGGCAACCTTTTTTAAAGATATTTCCAAAGGTTTATATCCCGCAGCTTTACTTGATTGGTATCCCGACTTTTTAGATCCAGATAATTACGTGCAACCTTTCTTAGCTTGTCAAAAAGGTTCAGAAGCTAAAGGCTGTGAAGATGGCGGTAGTCAAACTCAGGGTTCGTTTTACTATAGCGAAACCATGAATAAATTAATTGACCAGCAACGTCAAGAGCAGAATCCAGAAGCAAGACAGAAAATTTTTGCTCAAATTCAAACCCAAGTATTAAATGATGTTCCTTACGTTCCTTTATGGCAAAGCAAAGACTATGTATTTGCTCAGAAAGGTGTAAATAACGTCAAAATTGACCCCACCCAAAATCTGATTTATCGCACCATCAAAAAATAG
- a CDS encoding ABC transporter permease yields MSRSKALQYYIFSRLLLAPLQLLTIITIVFLLLRATPGDPADAILGGRAPEAAKEELRKQLGLNLPLWLQYLNYLGNLLRFDLGTSLTSRGQHVWNIIGQHFPATVELAICSMLVALVVGILVGTLSASRPGTSFDIGGRLFGIITYALPMFWAGMLLQLIFSVQLGWFPNSNRFPPNLPAPNPITGLYTLDSLLAGNFLQFFTSLHHLALPSITLGILLSGIFERIVRVNLKQTLRADYVEAARARGIGENKILVSHALKNALIPVITVLGLTFASLLGGAILTEVTFSWPGLANRLYQAISDRDYPTVQGVLVFFGAIVVSASILIDILNAYVDPRIRY; encoded by the coding sequence ATGTCTCGTTCCAAAGCTTTACAATATTACATTTTTTCCCGGTTGCTCCTAGCACCACTTCAGCTATTAACTATCATTACCATCGTCTTTTTGTTATTAAGAGCTACCCCCGGAGATCCAGCCGATGCGATTCTCGGTGGACGTGCGCCGGAAGCTGCCAAAGAAGAATTGCGAAAACAATTAGGTTTAAATCTCCCTTTGTGGCTGCAATACCTCAATTACTTGGGTAATTTGCTCCGGTTTGATTTAGGAACATCCTTAACTAGCCGAGGACAGCACGTTTGGAATATTATCGGGCAACATTTTCCAGCAACAGTAGAGTTAGCAATCTGTAGTATGCTGGTTGCTCTCGTCGTCGGCATTCTTGTTGGTACACTGTCAGCTTCTCGCCCAGGAACATCATTTGATATTGGCGGCAGATTGTTTGGGATTATTACTTACGCACTGCCTATGTTTTGGGCTGGAATGCTGTTACAGTTAATTTTCTCAGTCCAATTAGGCTGGTTTCCCAATTCCAACCGTTTTCCTCCTAATCTTCCCGCACCTAACCCCATTACTGGTTTATATACACTGGATAGCTTACTAGCTGGTAACTTTCTCCAGTTTTTCACATCTCTACATCATTTAGCCCTTCCCAGTATCACTTTAGGAATTCTGCTAAGTGGGATTTTTGAGAGGATTGTCAGAGTTAACTTAAAGCAAACCCTGCGAGCAGACTATGTAGAAGCCGCTAGAGCTAGAGGAATTGGGGAAAACAAGATTTTAGTATCTCATGCTTTAAAAAATGCCTTAATTCCAGTAATTACCGTCTTGGGTTTAACCTTTGCTTCCCTATTAGGTGGCGCGATTTTAACTGAAGTGACATTTTCTTGGCCTGGGTTAGCCAATAGGTTATATCAAGCCATCTCCGATCGCGATTATCCCACAGTCCAAGGTGTGTTGGTGTTTTTTGGCGCGATCGTTGTCAGCGCCAGCATTTTGATTGATATTCTCAATGCTTATGTTGACCCACGAATTCGTTATTAG
- a CDS encoding glycosyltransferase family 4 protein: MRVLFLHPNFPAQYRHIALALAQDPKNQIVFATKNQDVTLPGINKAIFAPSREAHPTTHHYVKPLENAVLHGQAVFKLTEQLKKQGFVPDIICGHSGWGPTLFVKDAFPNTPLICYFEWFYHALGSDADFDPTDPITVDDIARIRIKNAPILIDLYTCDWGLSPTGWQKAQFPKEFQQKISVLHDGVDTQYFKPNPGAKLVLPNLDLSGVDEIITYVGRGMEPYRGFPQFIEALAYVQERRPNCHAVIVGSDRVCYGKSLPDGSSYKDLMLKKVPLDLSRVHFTGSLPYGQYLQVIQASSAHIYLTRPFVLSWSMIEAMATGCLVIGSDTAPVTEVIQDGENGLLVDFFSPQKIADRIDEVLDHPTRMANLRANARKTALERYDLAKLLPQHLQLIQDVANRSKSISTVVN, encoded by the coding sequence ATGCGAGTTCTCTTCCTCCATCCTAATTTTCCCGCCCAGTATCGTCATATAGCCCTAGCTCTGGCTCAAGATCCCAAAAATCAGATAGTTTTTGCCACTAAAAATCAAGATGTTACACTCCCCGGTATCAACAAAGCCATTTTTGCACCTAGCCGGGAAGCTCACCCCACCACCCATCACTACGTCAAACCTTTAGAAAATGCCGTCTTACACGGACAAGCAGTTTTTAAATTGACTGAACAACTCAAAAAACAAGGCTTTGTACCTGATATCATTTGTGGTCATTCCGGTTGGGGGCCGACTTTATTTGTCAAAGATGCTTTCCCCAATACACCACTCATTTGTTATTTTGAATGGTTTTATCATGCCCTGGGTTCAGATGCAGATTTTGACCCAACAGACCCGATAACAGTTGATGATATAGCACGTATCCGCATCAAAAACGCCCCGATATTAATTGATTTATATACTTGTGATTGGGGTTTATCTCCAACAGGTTGGCAAAAAGCTCAGTTCCCTAAAGAATTTCAGCAAAAGATTTCTGTGCTGCATGATGGAGTCGATACGCAATACTTCAAACCCAACCCAGGTGCAAAATTAGTGTTACCTAATTTAGATTTATCTGGTGTTGATGAAATTATCACTTATGTAGGGCGAGGAATGGAACCTTATCGAGGGTTTCCCCAATTTATCGAAGCTTTAGCTTATGTTCAAGAACGCAGGCCGAATTGTCATGCTGTGATTGTCGGTTCGGATAGAGTCTGCTATGGAAAATCTTTACCCGATGGTAGTAGCTACAAAGATTTGATGTTGAAAAAAGTACCGCTAGATTTATCACGGGTTCACTTTACGGGTTCATTACCCTATGGTCAATATCTGCAAGTAATTCAAGCATCATCAGCACATATTTATCTGACTAGACCGTTTGTTCTCTCTTGGTCAATGATTGAGGCAATGGCTACAGGATGTTTAGTAATTGGTTCTGATACTGCACCTGTAACAGAAGTAATCCAAGATGGCGAAAATGGACTGCTAGTTGATTTCTTCTCACCCCAAAAGATCGCCGATCGCATTGATGAGGTACTTGATCATCCTACACGCATGGCAAACCTCCGAGCCAACGCCCGCAAAACTGCTCTAGAACGTTATGATTTAGCGAAATTACTACCCCAGCATCTGCAATTAATTCAAGACGTTGCTAATCGCTCAAAATCAATTTCTACTGTTGTTAATTAA